The Thermococcus thermotolerans genome contains a region encoding:
- a CDS encoding GTP-binding protein, whose translation MPKRVKLGHHYYYIVTVDELNSGGFRGKNVVIEGTIEDKPLVEFLPMELPGYRTTFKVSGLRVEFSGSPCLGKGEWVKVYGRFLGDCIMASAIETERTLYTTEE comes from the coding sequence ATGCCCAAGCGGGTCAAACTAGGTCATCATTACTATTACATCGTTACGGTTGATGAGCTGAATTCCGGCGGTTTTCGCGGTAAGAACGTCGTCATCGAGGGCACCATCGAGGACAAACCCTTAGTGGAGTTCCTCCCCATGGAGTTACCTGGTTACAGGACGACCTTTAAAGTTTCCGGCCTCAGGGTGGAGTTCTCGGGAAGCCCGTGCCTCGGAAAGGGCGAGTGGGTGAAGGTCTACGGCCGCTTTCTCGGCGACTGCATAATGGCCAGCGCCATCGAAACTGAAAGAACTCTCTACACGACGGAGGAGTGA
- a CDS encoding HD domain-containing protein, translating to MSLLDLFLEAGNLKRLPRTGWLLRGVSNPESIADHSFRTALITLFLADELKAKGVEINVERALRIALLHDLAEARVTDIPLTAQYYLDKGKAEKKAAMELFIKTSNPREYFRLWREYEEGLSLEGRLVKFADKLEMLIQALEYERAGFRDLDEFWKAMDSLRESEFYEHFREIVEGLAEIKKERMQTLR from the coding sequence ATGTCCCTTCTCGACCTTTTTCTGGAAGCCGGAAACCTGAAAAGGCTTCCCAGAACGGGCTGGCTCCTCCGCGGCGTTTCAAACCCCGAGAGCATAGCCGACCACAGCTTTCGAACGGCGCTGATAACCCTCTTTCTGGCCGATGAGCTAAAAGCGAAGGGCGTTGAGATAAACGTTGAGCGGGCCCTCAGGATAGCCCTCCTCCATGACCTCGCCGAGGCGAGGGTAACGGACATACCCCTGACGGCGCAGTACTACCTCGACAAGGGCAAGGCCGAGAAGAAGGCCGCGATGGAGCTCTTCATCAAAACATCGAATCCGAGGGAGTACTTCCGACTATGGAGGGAGTACGAGGAGGGACTTAGCCTGGAGGGTAGGCTTGTAAAGTTCGCCGACAAGCTGGAGATGCTGATTCAGGCACTCGAATACGAAAGGGCCGGCTTCAGAGACCTCGACGAGTTCTGGAAGGCCATGGATTCCCTCCGGGAGAGCGAGTTCTACGAACATTTCCGGGAGATTGTTGAGGGACTGGCTGAAATAAAGAAAGAGAGAATGCAAACTTTACGTTGA
- the tsaA gene encoding tRNA (N6-threonylcarbamoyladenosine(37)-N6)-methyltransferase TrmO, whose product MDFEPFKLVPVGHVRKNGETFIEILPEFREAMDGLAEGDWIKLILWFHASDRPERRSILKVHPYNNPENPLRGVFATRSPVRPNPLAIYAVRINRIEGNRLYIDWIDAMDGTPVVDIKILVERLDCPRETPIPEEELDIPASKQVGEVNLIPRKSEHLDELEEVSPEEYEALVLELGPKTSVLTAKELVELIEALMEVYENLPVEIKDRLRWHRDST is encoded by the coding sequence ATGGACTTCGAGCCCTTCAAACTCGTTCCCGTCGGCCACGTGAGGAAGAACGGAGAGACCTTTATCGAGATCCTCCCGGAGTTCAGAGAAGCTATGGACGGCCTCGCCGAGGGCGACTGGATAAAGCTGATCCTATGGTTCCACGCCAGCGACAGGCCTGAGAGGAGGAGCATTCTGAAGGTTCATCCCTATAACAACCCGGAGAACCCGCTCAGGGGAGTCTTCGCCACGCGCTCACCCGTCAGACCAAATCCCCTGGCCATATACGCGGTGAGAATAAACCGCATCGAGGGAAACAGGCTCTACATAGACTGGATAGACGCGATGGACGGGACGCCGGTCGTTGACATCAAAATTCTCGTGGAGAGGCTGGACTGCCCGAGGGAGACTCCAATTCCCGAGGAAGAGCTTGATATACCCGCATCGAAGCAGGTCGGAGAAGTCAACCTGATACCCCGGAAGAGCGAGCACCTTGACGAGCTGGAGGAGGTCTCCCCTGAGGAATACGAAGCGCTGGTTCTTGAGCTGGGGCCAAAAACATCCGTGCTTACGGCGAAAGAGCTGGTGGAACTCATCGAGGCGCTGATGGAGGTATATGAGAACCTGCCGGTCGAGATAAAGGATCGGCTGAGGTGGCACCGCGATTCAACGTAA
- a CDS encoding AAA family ATPase: MLTVEEFGEIAHNIIEAISRVYIGNEVVVRKTLAAALVNGNVLFEDYPGLGKTLLAKAFGKVLGLKYTRVQFTPDLLPADILGTKVWRQNLGTFELIKGPIFTHVLLADEINRAPPKTQSALLEAMEEKQVTIEGETFTLERPFFVIATQNPIEFEGTYPLPEAQLDRFLLRLRVGYPKSLEDEVAILEARLSWRRDDPTVDMEALIDRETFVGMQDLVEEGIFISRDLLKYIAELIRNARADERVEAGPSPRGGIALMKVAKANALLEGRDFVLPDDVKAYAVDALAHRIVVKPEYAFEGISGEEIVREALEKTPVPKGEEK; the protein is encoded by the coding sequence ATGTTGACTGTTGAGGAGTTCGGTGAAATAGCACACAATATCATAGAGGCAATTTCCAGGGTGTATATTGGTAATGAGGTTGTTGTTAGGAAGACTTTGGCTGCCGCGCTGGTGAATGGGAATGTGCTCTTCGAGGATTACCCTGGTTTGGGGAAAACCCTCTTAGCCAAAGCCTTCGGGAAGGTTTTGGGCTTGAAGTACACGCGCGTCCAATTCACGCCAGACTTGCTCCCAGCAGACATCTTAGGCACTAAAGTCTGGCGTCAAAACCTCGGAACCTTTGAGCTCATCAAGGGGCCCATATTCACGCACGTTCTACTGGCGGATGAGATTAATCGAGCGCCACCAAAGACTCAGTCGGCTCTTCTCGAAGCCATGGAGGAGAAGCAGGTGACTATCGAGGGTGAGACTTTTACTTTGGAGAGGCCGTTCTTCGTGATTGCGACTCAGAATCCAATTGAGTTCGAGGGGACTTATCCATTGCCCGAGGCTCAGCTCGACAGGTTCCTCCTCAGGCTCCGCGTTGGTTATCCGAAATCGCTTGAGGATGAGGTTGCCATTCTTGAGGCTCGCTTGTCCTGGCGGAGGGATGATCCGACGGTTGACATGGAGGCTTTGATCGATCGGGAGACTTTTGTGGGCATGCAGGATTTGGTTGAGGAGGGAATCTTCATCAGCCGGGACTTGTTGAAGTACATTGCCGAGTTAATTCGGAATGCTCGGGCTGATGAGCGGGTTGAGGCTGGGCCGAGTCCTCGTGGGGGCATTGCTTTGATGAAGGTGGCTAAGGCTAATGCTTTGCTCGAGGGGCGGGATTTTGTTCTGCCGGATGATGTTAAGGCTTACGCGGTGGATGCTTTGGCTCACAGGATTGTGGTCAAGCCCGAGTACGCGTTTGAGGGCATAAGCGGGGAGGAGATTGTGAGGGAAGCCCTAGAAAAAACACCCGTACCTAAAGGCGAAGAAAAATGA
- a CDS encoding carboxypeptidase-like regulatory domain-containing protein — protein MRREHAALFLLTMVFLAALTLGYSELPYSEGGGSSTKSLLDAMLSNDSADDSRSSSGNSGGGGEISFDPGFPHSNFTFKPTDIHTDCPVAVLPDDPMLVCTDEPARSLPVLSSREPDDMVVWYPGTYYIPLVYGEGDVKMIKGVNHGPVTIDTDRPLVILTYNQSVTLEFEENASAGRLSVFTALPVKVKSVEEVAGRKVHRYLIGPAEESMKPGYYPLFVTVNSTNGTVALLMWVALLEKPVVEITDYPEVVGGDGSIWVTVTGTVRYPDGRPVEGGIVWVTLNESKGQPGIFLGQTTVEHGKFRVKGIIGPEQPPGRYHVIAYYRGYMAYPSNSDPVMVVKRKPQVSVYTENSTVKIRLHWKGVPLANETLNVSVGSKVFTLKTDSNGYVTLNLTHVETDSIKVQYGGSAYYLPINETVPLLAEKKFSGEVDDSKESLVERLSKLLRRFIGAFNSIFPLLAIIAIAGAGYGIYSKRRTEVKLSPRPKFFTEKVEFIEPSRRVFLPGEIVRVVLSTEAELSLDGRSIGFGKEFRLELEEGRHVLSAGKEEVEVYVLPPRDAVIKAYELHFLPFASSNGVPERPMTPLEIEHLLARKGFDRNILHGVTLVLIRAKYSEHRVGKDDFFALLEGLGGLGVI, from the coding sequence ATGAGAAGAGAGCACGCTGCACTCTTCCTCCTTACGATGGTGTTCCTTGCAGCCCTCACACTGGGGTATTCTGAACTCCCCTACTCTGAAGGGGGAGGTTCATCTACAAAAAGCCTGCTGGACGCAATGCTCTCAAATGACTCGGCTGACGACTCCCGTTCCTCTTCCGGGAACAGTGGGGGTGGAGGGGAAATATCCTTTGATCCGGGCTTTCCCCATTCCAACTTCACCTTTAAGCCCACCGATATACATACAGACTGCCCTGTCGCGGTTCTCCCCGACGACCCAATGCTCGTATGCACCGATGAGCCTGCGAGGAGCCTGCCGGTTCTTTCATCCCGTGAGCCGGATGATATGGTAGTGTGGTATCCGGGTACCTATTATATCCCCCTGGTTTACGGCGAGGGAGACGTTAAGATGATTAAAGGGGTTAATCACGGACCCGTTACAATCGATACCGACAGGCCCCTTGTTATCCTGACCTACAACCAGAGCGTCACCCTGGAGTTCGAGGAAAATGCGTCTGCCGGAAGGCTCAGTGTCTTCACGGCGCTTCCTGTAAAGGTGAAGTCCGTGGAAGAAGTAGCTGGAAGGAAGGTTCACAGATATTTGATAGGCCCTGCAGAGGAGTCCATGAAGCCGGGTTACTACCCACTCTTTGTTACTGTTAATTCGACCAACGGGACTGTGGCCCTCCTTATGTGGGTCGCCCTCCTCGAAAAGCCCGTTGTTGAGATAACGGATTATCCAGAGGTCGTTGGTGGAGACGGTTCGATCTGGGTTACCGTTACTGGGACCGTCCGCTATCCCGACGGAAGACCCGTCGAAGGTGGGATAGTTTGGGTAACCCTGAACGAGAGCAAAGGACAACCAGGAATTTTTCTGGGCCAGACCACCGTGGAACATGGTAAGTTCAGGGTTAAGGGCATTATAGGGCCGGAACAACCTCCTGGAAGATACCACGTTATAGCCTACTATCGCGGCTATATGGCCTATCCCTCCAACAGTGATCCCGTGATGGTGGTTAAGCGGAAGCCCCAGGTATCGGTGTATACTGAGAACTCGACGGTGAAGATTCGCCTTCACTGGAAGGGTGTTCCTCTCGCCAACGAGACCCTCAACGTATCCGTGGGGTCGAAGGTGTTCACCCTAAAAACCGACAGCAACGGCTACGTAACTCTCAATCTGACACATGTGGAAACCGATTCTATCAAGGTTCAGTACGGTGGGAGCGCCTACTATCTTCCAATAAACGAAACCGTCCCGCTCTTGGCCGAAAAGAAGTTTTCAGGCGAGGTGGATGATTCTAAGGAGTCCCTCGTCGAAAGGCTTTCCAAACTCCTGAGGCGTTTTATAGGGGCTTTCAATTCCATCTTTCCTCTTCTGGCGATCATTGCCATTGCTGGTGCCGGCTATGGCATCTACTCAAAAAGGCGTACTGAAGTGAAGCTCTCCCCGCGGCCTAAGTTCTTCACTGAAAAGGTGGAGTTCATAGAGCCATCGCGCAGGGTGTTTCTTCCGGGGGAGATCGTCAGGGTTGTCCTCTCGACCGAGGCAGAACTGTCCCTCGACGGTAGGTCGATAGGATTCGGAAAGGAGTTCAGACTTGAGCTTGAAGAAGGCCGCCACGTTCTTTCCGCCGGGAAAGAGGAAGTTGAAGTGTACGTCCTCCCACCGAGGGATGCCGTAATCAAGGCTTACGAGCTTCACTTCCTTCCCTTTGCTTCCTCTAACGGAGTTCCTGAGAGGCCCATGACGCCCCTTGAGATTGAGCACCTGCTTGCCCGCAAAGGGTTTGACAGAAATATCCTGCATGGGGTCACATTGGTGTTAATTAGGGCGAAGTACTCGGAGCATCGTGTGGGAAAAGACGATTTCTTCGCTCTCCTTGAGGGACTGGGAGGTTTGGGGGTGATATAG
- a CDS encoding DUF58 domain-containing protein — protein sequence MERLTWLVLLTLAPFSLAVLTGVVGLAYASFIPASVLFYGILSEPPSGITVERSVESRKLAVGGEGKVKVRLVVERGSGFVFIGDVPSPGLEVVGNNRHVFFKKPGKRLVVEYSYGIRPLKKGSHSLSPVEVIGQDFLGIKRAVYTVADEEVRIEAYPRVAAMRRLVLSKLRTRERMSSNQVAPMGPTSTDFREIREYRPGDSIRKINWKATARFGELLVNEYEPEGRATVMIYLDTTEGMAVGSSLHGALESSLGLVISLVGILLRNDFRVGLYLVGSRKVITPRTGVQAVSTFARALLSAGPSVHHGESFPIAVERSRTSVRGGVSVAVLVTNLTPYNLDEVRSAIERLRSAFGCRVLVVDVNPYGQFEEVLGGLAALHKKGLSEGLAASVIHWNPLVEDVEVALKKTIGGVFSAV from the coding sequence ATGGAGAGACTGACGTGGCTGGTTCTGTTAACCCTGGCACCGTTCTCTCTGGCGGTTTTAACTGGAGTAGTGGGGCTGGCCTACGCCAGCTTTATTCCTGCCTCGGTCCTCTTCTACGGGATTCTCTCGGAACCTCCGTCAGGCATCACGGTTGAAAGGAGTGTCGAAAGCAGAAAGCTGGCCGTGGGGGGAGAGGGGAAGGTTAAAGTCCGTCTCGTGGTTGAGAGGGGTTCGGGTTTTGTGTTCATAGGGGACGTCCCGTCTCCCGGACTGGAGGTGGTGGGAAATAACCGGCACGTCTTCTTCAAGAAGCCCGGAAAAAGGCTGGTTGTGGAGTACAGCTACGGCATCCGCCCGCTGAAAAAAGGATCCCACTCTCTTTCTCCGGTTGAGGTTATAGGCCAGGATTTTCTGGGGATAAAGAGGGCGGTCTATACCGTAGCAGATGAGGAAGTCCGGATTGAGGCTTATCCCAGAGTGGCGGCAATGAGAAGGCTCGTTCTTTCAAAGCTTCGAACCAGGGAGAGAATGTCTTCAAATCAAGTAGCTCCCATGGGGCCAACTTCGACTGACTTCAGGGAGATAAGAGAGTATCGGCCAGGGGATTCTATAAGAAAAATAAACTGGAAGGCGACTGCCCGTTTTGGAGAGCTTCTCGTCAATGAGTACGAGCCGGAAGGACGTGCTACGGTGATGATATATCTGGACACGACCGAGGGAATGGCGGTTGGAAGTTCTTTACATGGGGCCCTCGAAAGCTCCCTCGGGCTCGTAATATCCCTCGTGGGGATTCTCCTGAGGAACGATTTCAGAGTGGGGCTCTACCTTGTTGGATCCCGGAAGGTTATCACCCCAAGGACGGGAGTCCAGGCTGTATCGACATTTGCTCGGGCCCTTTTGTCTGCGGGTCCTTCCGTGCATCATGGTGAATCTTTCCCTATTGCAGTTGAGCGCTCCAGAACTTCGGTGAGGGGGGGCGTAAGTGTTGCCGTTCTCGTTACCAATCTGACTCCCTACAACCTCGATGAAGTCAGGAGTGCTATCGAAAGGCTTAGGAGCGCCTTTGGTTGCAGGGTGCTGGTGGTTGATGTCAATCCCTACGGGCAGTTCGAGGAAGTCCTCGGCGGACTCGCTGCGCTCCATAAAAAAGGGCTCTCTGAGGGACTGGCAGCGTCTGTTATCCACTGGAATCCATTGGTAGAAGATGTCGAGGTGGCTCTAAAAAAGACCATTGGGGGTGTCTTCAGTGCGGTTTAA
- a CDS encoding adenosylhomocysteinase yields MECTKDYCIKDLNLAPEGERKIDWVSRFMPVLQAIRKEFEEKKPFKGVRIATTLHLEMKTAFLLLTLKAGGAEVSAAASNPLSTQDDVVAALAKAGVKVYALRGENREQYYEFMHKALDIEPNIIIDDGADMISTLMRERQELVDGVWGASEETTTGVIRLRAMEKDGVLKFPIIAVNDSYTKYLFDNRYGTGQSTWDGILRTTNLLIAGKNVVVVGYGWCGRGIAMRAKGLGATVIVVEVDPIRALEARMDGFLVMDMMEAAKVGDIFVTSTGDIKCIRGEHFKVMKDGVILANAGHFDVEIWKPDLEALAVEINQPRPNITEYKLKDGRRLYLLAEGRLVNLAAADGHPAEIMDMSFALQAKAAEYILNNHEKLEPKVYVLPREIDEMVARIKLKAMGIKIEELTEEQRKYLESWEHGT; encoded by the coding sequence GTGGAGTGCACGAAGGATTACTGCATTAAGGACCTCAATCTTGCTCCGGAAGGCGAGAGAAAAATAGACTGGGTCTCCCGGTTTATGCCGGTCCTTCAGGCGATAAGGAAGGAGTTTGAGGAGAAGAAACCCTTCAAGGGGGTCAGAATCGCGACAACGCTGCACCTTGAGATGAAGACGGCTTTCCTGCTCCTTACTCTGAAGGCAGGAGGGGCAGAGGTCTCGGCAGCGGCGAGCAACCCCCTCTCGACCCAGGACGACGTCGTTGCGGCACTGGCAAAGGCAGGCGTCAAGGTCTATGCCCTTAGAGGAGAGAACCGGGAGCAGTACTACGAGTTCATGCACAAAGCTCTGGACATAGAGCCCAACATCATCATAGACGACGGGGCCGACATGATAAGCACCCTGATGAGGGAGAGGCAGGAGCTCGTTGATGGGGTCTGGGGCGCGAGCGAGGAAACCACCACAGGCGTGATAAGGCTCCGCGCGATGGAGAAGGACGGCGTGCTGAAGTTTCCCATTATAGCCGTGAACGACAGCTATACCAAATACCTCTTCGACAACCGCTACGGCACCGGCCAGTCAACGTGGGATGGAATCCTGAGGACAACCAACCTGCTGATAGCCGGCAAGAACGTCGTCGTTGTCGGCTACGGCTGGTGCGGAAGGGGCATAGCGATGAGGGCTAAAGGCCTCGGGGCTACCGTCATAGTCGTCGAGGTTGATCCGATAAGGGCCCTGGAGGCGAGGATGGACGGCTTCCTCGTCATGGACATGATGGAAGCGGCGAAGGTGGGCGACATCTTCGTCACCTCGACGGGCGACATCAAGTGCATCCGGGGAGAGCACTTCAAGGTCATGAAGGATGGGGTAATCCTTGCCAACGCCGGCCACTTCGACGTTGAGATATGGAAGCCGGACCTTGAGGCACTTGCAGTTGAGATAAACCAGCCCAGGCCGAACATAACCGAGTACAAGCTCAAAGATGGAAGGAGGCTCTACCTGCTCGCGGAGGGCAGGCTCGTAAATCTCGCCGCGGCAGATGGACACCCGGCGGAAATAATGGACATGAGCTTTGCCCTGCAGGCGAAGGCGGCCGAATACATACTGAACAACCACGAGAAGCTTGAGCCAAAGGTCTACGTGCTTCCGAGGGAGATAGACGAGATGGTGGCGAGGATCAAGCTGAAAGCCATGGGAATAAAAATCGAAGAGCTCACGGAGGAGCAGAGGAAATACCTGGAGAGCTGGGAGCACGGAACCTGA
- a CDS encoding cyclase family protein — translation MIVDLSVPLSDDTPVYPDDPPVSVRLWAVIDRDGYYMNALKLGEHSGTHVDAPAHFIPGGKTVDEMPLDRFVGKGIVVDVRNGDGEVKLDEIPDEGYFDRVVLFLTGGRELSPEVALFLVAEGAKAVGTDAMSIGDDAVHRILLSEEVPVFENLANLELLVGREFTFIAFPLKIEGGSGSPVRAVAFVE, via the coding sequence ATGATAGTTGACCTCTCGGTGCCTCTCTCAGATGACACCCCTGTCTACCCGGATGACCCCCCGGTGAGCGTTAGGCTCTGGGCTGTTATTGATAGAGACGGCTACTACATGAACGCCCTTAAGCTCGGTGAGCACTCAGGGACGCACGTTGACGCCCCTGCGCACTTCATCCCCGGTGGAAAGACCGTTGATGAGATGCCATTGGATAGGTTTGTGGGGAAGGGTATTGTGGTGGACGTCAGAAACGGGGATGGAGAGGTTAAGCTCGACGAGATTCCCGACGAGGGCTATTTTGACAGGGTGGTGCTGTTCTTAACTGGGGGAAGGGAGCTCTCGCCGGAGGTTGCGCTGTTCCTGGTGGCTGAGGGTGCAAAAGCCGTCGGAACCGACGCGATGAGCATCGGCGACGACGCCGTTCACAGAATACTCCTGAGCGAGGAGGTGCCCGTGTTCGAGAACTTGGCCAACCTGGAACTTCTCGTGGGCAGGGAGTTCACATTCATAGCATTCCCCCTTAAGATCGAAGGTGGTTCCGGGAGTCCCGTGAGGGCTGTGGCCTTTGTGGAGTGA
- a CDS encoding cell wall-binding repeat-containing protein, protein MMGKKVLAILFGLLMVGMPLAFSDVSATTSVTVILVSDNVADKAIAEYLANVTGAVVVTTTWGVYDPNVTAEVMSYAPDEVIVIGGPDAVVEQYVTDLQELGITVERWGGQNRYETNTMVMEQARVKFQLQFNGSVMVAGNDSLAIRNALQIAVQNGAVIVYVNKSTDVTGVMERFQVKTATMVKTPASEKVMEHVKEQLRECNCTAGEVQVNVTKETVLQLMLQVRERVRAIEEIANETNSTRLMQEVRVMEMTMEKANLALQAGNYTRAYQLMLELQIQTEFGLKTANGEMGAMMERSEKVALEREMAKLEAQISVMERAGIDVGSLKALMEQLRVAIQNGQYDEAKELMNQIKAMIREAYQNGRQVIREGAQKTRGMGSSRP, encoded by the coding sequence ATGATGGGGAAGAAAGTGCTGGCAATCCTCTTCGGGTTGCTGATGGTAGGAATGCCTCTGGCCTTCAGCGATGTCAGCGCCACCACCAGCGTCACGGTGATACTTGTCAGTGACAACGTGGCGGATAAGGCCATTGCCGAGTATTTGGCTAACGTGACTGGGGCTGTGGTTGTCACGACTACATGGGGGGTTTACGACCCAAACGTTACGGCTGAGGTTATGAGTTATGCGCCGGATGAGGTGATAGTAATTGGTGGGCCTGATGCTGTGGTTGAGCAGTACGTGACTGACCTCCAAGAGCTTGGGATTACAGTTGAACGCTGGGGCGGTCAAAACCGGTACGAAACCAACACCATGGTAATGGAACAGGCAAGGGTAAAGTTCCAGCTCCAGTTCAACGGGAGCGTCATGGTCGCTGGAAACGACAGCCTGGCTATAAGGAACGCCCTTCAGATCGCGGTTCAGAATGGGGCAGTGATTGTCTACGTTAACAAGAGCACCGATGTCACGGGAGTCATGGAGAGGTTCCAGGTGAAAACGGCAACTATGGTCAAGACCCCGGCATCTGAGAAGGTCATGGAGCACGTTAAGGAGCAGCTCCGCGAATGCAACTGCACCGCCGGGGAGGTTCAGGTTAACGTCACCAAGGAGACGGTTCTTCAGCTGATGCTTCAGGTCAGGGAGAGGGTCAGGGCAATAGAGGAAATAGCCAACGAAACCAACTCCACCCGGCTTATGCAGGAAGTCCGTGTCATGGAGATGACCATGGAGAAAGCCAACTTGGCGCTTCAGGCCGGAAACTATACCCGGGCATACCAGCTGATGCTTGAACTCCAGATTCAGACGGAGTTTGGCCTTAAGACTGCGAACGGTGAGATGGGGGCAATGATGGAGAGGAGCGAAAAAGTTGCCCTGGAGCGCGAGATGGCAAAACTGGAGGCCCAGATTAGTGTCATGGAGAGGGCGGGAATAGACGTGGGCTCACTCAAAGCCCTGATGGAGCAGCTTAGGGTTGCGATTCAGAACGGCCAGTACGACGAAGCCAAGGAACTCATGAACCAGATAAAGGCCATGATAAGGGAGGCCTATCAGAACGGGAGGCAGGTCATCAGGGAGGGCGCTCAGAAAACCCGCGGAATGGGCTCCTCGCGGCCGTGA